The region AGGACCCTGCAAAAGAACTCCTTTGGGAGCATCAATTCCCAACCTGTCAAATAATTCCGGATGTTTAAGGGGAAGTTCAATCATTTCCCTGATCTTACCAATAGCAGGTTTTATGCCTCCCAGGTCTTCGTACATTACAGTAGGAATAGCATGTTCCGGAGGAAGTTCAACCGCTTCGGGTAAAAGTTCGATCTCTGTCCTATCTGTTATCTTTACTATACCATGAGGAGATGTTGAAATTACCTGCAGCTTTATTTCTCCCAGTCCAAAGGAAGAACCAAAAATATCCTGGAAGAAGTCTTCGAACATAAGGCCGCCACCCAATGCTTTCTGTTGACTGCTGCTTGTAGTTGATATGAAATCACCTTTTGAAACAGGTCTGTTCTGTAATACCGAACGAAGCATTTCTCCAGAAGCTGCTATCTTGACTCCCTTGCTTACAGGTGATAATTTCACATTCTTTGCTTCCTTCCATTGGGCTTTGCGAACCTCTATATAGTCACCGATACCTGTATTGGCATTTGTCCTGACAAGACCATCCATACGTATTATATCCAGACCTTCATCCGATGGGTAAGCCCTTGCAGCTAATGCTGGCGTGTTACGACTGCCAATGACCTCAACCACATCAAGCCCCTGCAATCCAAGTTTATTCCTGAAAGATTCATCTATTCGGACAACGCCTTTCCCCACATCTTTCTGTATTGCTTCAGCAACTTTTAGTTTTACAGATACATTCTCATTTCCAGCAATAATAACCACCACCCAGCTTACAAGTAATCTGTAATATAATCGACAGGATCTGAATAATTATCGTATATTTTTTGCCGACATTACCTGTCAAATTAGAATACAACTTTTCCCCATCTAATGTTTGGGTTTTAATATATTAAGCATTTCGGCAAAATATTTTCCTGCCATTTATTTAAATAAATTAATACAAAATCTACAGAAAAACACAGGAGAAATGAGAGTAAGGAGTTTGATCCATTACTCTCAATCGTACCACCACTCCCATCAGCCAAAACCCGTTTCAGGCTGAATACAAGGTGAGAGTCATGCTGCTAACTCCCCCTTACAAGAAATTGATAGACAGATTCCTATATATAATAAATGGGTAAAAATACAATGAAGCGGTTTAAAACATAAGTGCTATTAAAATTTTTAAACCTATATAATCCAGTAAAGTTACAGTATATCATAACCCAATCTGGAAAATTCTACAAGTAGCACTATAAGTACGAAATTACCCACAAAAAGAGGTGGAATCAATTTTTTCACTGAAAATCCACCAAATGCAAGACCTATCGCCAAAATATCACTGGGCAGAGGGGTCAAAGAATATAGAAATATAATAAGAATGATCAGTTTATCATTGATTTGTTCCAGTTTTGCAGCCAGCTTAATTACTTTTGCCTCATATTTTCCCGGTACGCATTGTTTCCCTTTCCTGCCCATGTAATAGAATAACAGGTCACCCAAGGTGAGACCAAGACTTGCAATCGCCCCCAACCAGACCGGATTTACTTCAGACAAAGCTATTGTTATAAGAACAGTATAAAATGTAGTAGAAGTAAATGTGGAAACTCCTCCAATCAAAGACAACAGGAAAATAGCCAGATAAGTATTGTTAATACCCAAAGTTGATACTATCAATTTTGGAGGATAGTAATGAAGAAAAATTGACCACGTAATAATAAAAAGAGCTATTAAAACAAAAATAATAATATTATTATGTCGACTGGATGTATTATTCATCCGTTTTTTGCATAACCTTAACAGATAATCTGAATAATCTGCTCTCTTTCCTGTCTTTTTTGCCAACATTGGTCCCTGCGAAACATTGAATAGTAACTAAAATTTGGTTTCAGAAACCAAAAAGACAACATAGAATATTCAATTAATTAATGCCTGTGTATGACTACAATACCCAAATTACCATCAACTGTTACTTCATCACCTGTTTCAATTATCCCGGTCGCATCAGGAATACCGGTCACACAGGGAATCCCGTATTCTCTGGCTATTATAGCCCCATGTATAAGCATCCCTCCCCTTCTCTCCACAATCCCTCCAGCAAGCGGAATGACAAATGTCATATTGGGATCGATGGAATCACATACCAAAATTTCACCGGCATGAATATTGAAAAGGTCTGTATTTTCGTTTATAACCCGCGCAATCCCTGTAACAGAGCCTTTACCTGCAGGCTGGCCCTGGATCTGCCTATCTCTGGCCTTCTGTTTTGATAGGACATTTTCCTGTGTTTGTTTGACGAGAGGAATGTAGGTATCGTTGAGGAGTGCAGCTATAACTTCGCAAGTTTCGATTTTATATTTTATACCCCTTTCTTCCAGCCTGAGTTTGCCATCCCTCACAGAAGATAGGTATTGTCCTTCTATTCTGCCAAGGTATATGTTATCATCATCCCGTAGCCTGTAACTTGCCCGGCCCAGATCTAGGAGTTGGCTGGCCCATTCCCTTTCTTCATCTTTAAAATTAGAAAGAAAATCCATTTCCATCTTTTTTACATCTTTTGAATTTGTCCCTATTGAAACAGGAGCAACCCCAAGTTCAAGGATCAAACGTATGATATCATTTTCTTCTGCAACATAAGCAGACCTTCCGAAATTATCCATGAAATTATCAAAGAGCTCTTTGAATTTTCCTTCCAGAATACCATTTTCTACTTTTCTTCGCAGAGCCGTATCTTTTCTAATCAATTCTGCCATATGTTCAAGTTGCCCATTGCGCCGGATACTCAGCAATTTAGAATCTGCGAGTAAATCCACAAATTCATAAGGATCCTGTGGTTTTACAACATCATTGTAAACCTGGCCAAATAATCTCATCCCATGGGCAAAAGGTATGAACTCTCTGGTGTAGACTTCATCCCATTTTTGGTATATTTCCTGTCTACGAGAGATCTCAGCTGCAAGCTCAACATTGTTGAGTTCATTTAAATTCAAGCCAGATAGAGCATTAGATTGGGAAATCATTGCAGGAATTAAATCCTGTTCTATACGATCGCGTAATTGCTTCAGGTTCTCGAAAGTCCTTTTCAGGGACATGTACCACTGTTTTTCATTGTTTTGTACATTTGTTATTGGTCTTGACTGGAGAGTATACAATTCATTGTTAATTATTGTCCATTCCATGTCCTGAGGCAAACCAAATGTTTTTTCAGAAGAGAGGGCCATTTCATAAATCTGTTTGACCTCATCGGTAGTAAGAGGGGTTTTGTGGGATAATAACTGTGGAATTGACCCCATAGTTGTGCCTTTTTTTGACAATGAAACAATCCGATCCCTGCTTGAAGGGACAATATGCTGCACAATTGAACCTGATAACTTATCCAATTGCCAGCGATCGGGCTCCACATCTCCTTCTACCAATCCCTTGTTAAGCCCGTGAATGGCTTCTATTGTCAATTTGTCCGCATTATTAGGATCTGTGCTGAATACAATTCCTGAAACATTACCTTCTATCATTTCCTGAACCATAACAGCCATTGAACTGTGCTCTATGTCAAGCCCCAGTTCCTGCCTGTACAGAATTGCAGCATCAGACCAGAGGGAAGCCCATACGAGTTTGATGTTTTCCAGTATTTCTTCTATACCTGTCACATTTACATATGATTCGTGCAGACCTGCAAATGATGTTTTGCTTGAATCTTCGCCGGGTGCAGAGGATCGTACAACCACTGACCTTTTAAACAAATTTTTTGGTACCTGTGCTTTGATTGTATCGACTAAAGCCGCAGGCATCGGAGTGTTCATAAACATATTCCTGATACGCAAACCTGCATCCCACATTTCCTCCCATCTCATCTTTGAGAAATCCTTTCTGGCAAATTCTATTGTGAGTTTGCCCTTCAGGCCACTGCAATCCAAAAATTTGTTATATGCATCTGTTGTGACACAAAAGTAGGCAGGAACCCGGAAGTCATTTTCAAGAAGCCTGTGCAAAGAGTAAGCTTTGCCTCCGACAATATTCATATGCTCTTCCCGGATTTCTTCCATGGGAATTACAAGATCTGTCATGACATATCGATCTCCACAACATTCTGGAAACTTGTCGCCACAATATATTTTTCGACCTGAAATTTCATCAGTGCAGATGAAGAGTTCTTAAGAAAACTGCTAAGATAGGGGTGTTTGTTCTGATAGAGATTGACCATTTCAGGGTCTTTATCTATTTCTTCCACCTTTCCCATTGCGTTCAAAACAGTGGCTTCCTTAAAGTCAGATACCGTATTGGATCGATCATCTATCATCAAGGATGCTTGCCGGGAAGAACTCAAATTTGAATATTTCCTTGTAAACTTCGGCGTAACAAAAAGAAGGTACTTGAAATTTTCACTTGCAGCAAAGGCCACAAGATTGGTGTAGGGTTGACCATTATTCTCTGTAGCCAGCACTCCAAGTAATTGATCTGTAAGCAGGCGAGACATTATTTTCTCAGGATCTGATACTTCCATTAGAAACTCCTCATTAAACCCTAAAATAAGATGAGTCGTGAGTATTTATGCGTTATCGATAAGAAATGTGGTTTCAATTGCAATGATTAGGGGAAAGTTTTTAGCCTAATGTATTGAAAATGATTTATAGGGTAATCAGTGCTTTTTAAAATAGAGGAGGGTACAGGAATGAAAATCGTCAAATGCAGGGACCTGGGTTTCAAATGTAATTTCATGGCCACAGGCACTACACAGGAAGAAGTAGAAAAAAAGATGCTTGACCACATCAAACAAGTCCACGGAGATGAACTGGAAAAGATGTCTGAAGACGAAGTAAAGGAGATAAAGTATCGGATATCAACTCTCACAGGACGTGGGTGTGGCTGTGGTGCACTATAAATAATATTCTTTGAATTAATCAATCCGTATTACATCACTTATATTCAAAATTAGCAGGAGCAATTAAAATGACAGATGATCCCCTCGACACTATAAAAGAAGCAGATTCCGAACTTTTTGGTTTAATAGGACAAAGCGGTGAATTGACATTCTCCGAAGAGGGAATACCCCTACAATACAAATTCCTGATTGCAATGGCACTTGATGCATCAGAAGGAGCGGAGAACGGAGTCAGAAACCTTGCAACACAGGCAATCAATAACGGAGCTACAAAGAAGGAAGTGATGCAGGCAGTACGGATAGCCAACTATATTTCAGGAATCGGAAGCGTATATACTGCTGCAAATGCATTGAAGGATATTGTCTGAGACTGCGAGGCAACATCCTTCAGTATACCTTTTGGTGAATTACAGGGTTTTCAAATATTCAATCAGGTCGTTGAGATCCTTTTCTGACATATTCCAGCGCGGCATCGTATAATCCAGTCTTTCCCCCGATGGATCAATTCCTTGTTTAATAGCCATCTTGATGGTTTCATCAGTATAAACCGGATGGCCTTCGTGTTCATCCTCATGATCTTGCTCAGCAGTCAAAGTTTCATAAGTAATATCAGGAGGCACTGCAGTACCCATCATTATCGGCACACCACCTTTTCCATCAACGCCGTGGCAACTTACACAGCTGCCACCATGTACGCTTAACCAGCGAGGACCGCCCTGAAATGGTATTCTTTGTCCATCTTCATTAAAACCCGTATAATATATCATTTCACCGTTACTATCAAATTCGCTGATAATGTCAAAATTCGACGGTGATGATGGAGACGTTTCAAAACCATCCGGATACATAGTTCCCGGCTGTTGCCATCCGTACTGCTGGTATGATGATGGAGTATAAAGGAGATTCATCATTCCAACAAAGATAAACACAACCCCAATAAACAGTAGTAATATCAACATATTTCTTGACAAATTTAATCCCCCATTACATTTAATTCGCTGAACATTAAATAGTAAACGGGCAAGAATCTTATGAGATAAGAACAAACGAAATATATAGACTTCATAGGGAGTAAATACTTGTACTTTGCAAAAATATATGATACCAGAAATAAGAATATGATCGGTGACATATTAAAATAAATAATATTTTCCTTTCATTCAATCAGTTGGATAAATATGAAACCAGATCTTATGGTGGAATTGGTTTTGGGTTTGCCCTTGTTAAAAAGTATATAGAAATACATGGTGGACAAACCTGTGTGGAAAGTGAAGTTGAAAGGGGCAATATCTTCCATTTGGCTATACCTATAAAGGAATATGGTGTGAGATGATGATAAGGAATTTCAGGGGAAAGGAACCGACAATACATGACAGTGTATTTGTTGCAGAATCTGCGGAAATCATAGGAGATGTCAGGGTTGACAGAGACTCAAGTATCTGGTTTAATGCCACAATACGTGCGGATATGAATGAAATAAATATAGGAAAAGGGACCAGTATCCAGGATAATGTGGTAATCCACAATGACACGTCCCGAATGGTCAAGATTGGTGATTATGTCAGTATTGGGCACGGAGCGGTGTTACATAGTTGCAAAATCGGAAATAATGTGCTTATAGGTATGAATGCAACTGTACTTGAAGGTGCGGAAATAGGCGATAATTCAATTGTTGGCGCCAATGCACTGATAGCACCCGGCAAAAGGTTTGGGCCTGCAAATGTAATTACAGGAATCCCGGGAAGAATTAGAAGGGAAGCAAATGATAAAGATATAAAGATGATTGAAGAAAATGCTGCATCCTACATCGAACTTATGAAAGAATACAAGGAACAATGATACCTCCAGAGAAGAGATATCAAACCTCAAGTGCAATTTGCCTGGCAAGCGCAATTCTACATTATCAATATTGTTCATGTATGGTCATATCATAAATGACAAAGTAGTAGGACATCTGCATCAATTTCCTGATTGTTTCTTCGTTATCTACAAGATCCTTTTTCACCAAGCGGGTTCTCTGAAGCCTACGCCTACGGTTGTGGTCCATAAGATTTAAACCTGATTCTAGAAGCTCGTTTTCGATATCGTCTGTTTCTTCAAGTTTTAATCGCATGATCAGGTAACTCTTCCTGGCTTTAAAATTACAAAATTATCTGCCGAACCGTCTTTTGCCAAACCAATATAATATTTGAAAAATTGCATTTGATCACACTGATAAAGCAATTCAGCACTGAAAGGAAAATATTTATATTCACGGCGAAGACAAGTATTACTTGGTAAGGGGGTATTTTATGGTCGATAACGAGCAAGAAATTTTGGACACGGCGTACGATAAGGGTTTTGAGTACGAAAGAAAATATGGTTACTGCTCTCAAGCAGTTCTTTCAGCAATTCAGGATATTTTTGGTGGAATAGATGATGAAGTGATCCAGGCATCCCACTCCCTTGCTGGCGGAGGTTCACTGGATGGTGATGGAACCTGTGGTGGATATGGTGGAGCTATGATGGCTATCAGTGCCTTTTTCGGCAGGAAAAGGGATCAGTTCGGGCAAGGAGACGTTGCGGATTGGATGGATTCATCTAAATTATCAAAAGAAGTTAGAGAAAAATTCATTGATGAATATGGTAGTATCATCTGTAATGATATCCAAAAAGAAATATTTGGTAAGTCCTACAATCTGTGGGATCCCAGGGAGTTTGAAGCTTTTGAAGAAGCTGGAGGGCATGATGATAAATGCCCAGGTGTAACGGGAAATGCAGCAAAATGGACGGCAAAAGTCTTGCTGGATGAAGGCATTGAACCAAAACTGTGAAAATAAAGGTGCCAGATCTATAAAGTGATAATAAAGCACCAATATCTAAAAATTAAATAATGATAAATTTATGATTATGGTCCTATACATTCCTTTTTTTGAGAGACCATCGATTTTGCAAATTTATGCGCTTTTTGCAATCTGATTCTGTCTGGCTGCTCTTTGGCCAAAACACACATATTAGCAAAAGCTCTCATTTCCGGATCATCAGAGTCCTGTAGAATATCCAGTACTTTCCGGGCAACTTTACCCTGACAGTTGAAAGTACCTATAATATTTGCCTCGGATGCCATTTCTTTAGCTGTGGATATCCAATCCAATATCAATCCTGTACCCTCGGGTACCGCATGAGTCATGAACAAAGCAATATCTTTACCAGAAGTTTGATTACTTAAAAATTTCTGCGCTTTTTCTGGCGGATAGAATTGATTGATCGGAAAACCAATAAAGGTTAAATTATAACCATCCAGATTATTAACTTCATCTAATGGTTTCATTTCTTTTTGTTCATCAATCCCATCATAAATTGCTTCTGCAACTTTCTTTGTATTTCCTGTTCGAGTTATGTATGTTATTAACACTTTCATTTACTCGCACCCCACTAAATCCCACAAATCATTAGGGACCAATCATATAATTCATTTTGGATTATACACATTATTATCCGGTATATAGAAAAAACTCATTTATAACTATAAAAAACGAGCATGAAAATACACTGTATTAATATTTAACTTTTTTAAATAATAGTTACCGAATTTTAACCAAAAACTATATAGGTACATTTCTCTGTATAATAAATGGGGGTATATAATGAGTGAGAAAATTGAAAATATACTAATCGCTACTGATGGATCTGAGAATGTAAAGAATGCGGTAGATTGGGGTATAGATCTTGCAAAATCAACCGATGCAAAGGTCAAGGCCCTGTTTGTCATACCGCCTGTAGGTGTTCCTGCTGCAGTCCGTGGAGAAAGTTGGGCTGAAGGAGCGCGTGCCCATTTGGAAAAAGAAGGCAAGGAAGCCACTGAATATGTTGTTGAATTGGGTAAAGCAGCTGGAGTTGAAGTAGAACCAGTTACCGTTGAAGATCATCCATCTGAGGGGATTGTCAACTTTGCGAAGGAAAACAATATGGACCTCATCGTAATGGGAACACTGGGTGCAACAGGTCTAACCCAGCTCTTATTGGGAAGTGTAGCAGAAAATGTCGTCCGTCATGCGAAAACATCGGTGATGGTAGTCCGATAAATAGACAAACAAACTATAAATAATTCAAAGATGGAGTTTTCCATCTTACTATTTTTTAAATCATAATCAGCTAGCGAGTCTCACTTTTTAAAGCAAGTAATCTTAAGCTATCCCGGGAATAGATAAGAAAGTTCCGAACTCTTCGTTCTGCTAATTATATCCCAAAAAAATCATATAGATATAGTGATGAGCAGGGTAATAATGCAGGATAAAATTGTTTTATCCACCACCAGACCACAATGAAAGGAGTTTATAATACCTGATGTAGTTTATTTCCTTGCCCACCAATATATAACAATTGTATATAACTCTTCAAAGTACTATTATCTTATTATTTTTGCCATTTTATTTCTATTTCAATCTCTTTTTGTCCTTTTTCAATTTTGAAACCAAATTCTACGTCCATGTTGCCATCAGGTATCTCAACATGTTCTTGTCCGATCTCTATTTTTCCAGCCTCAATCTGGGTCTTAAACTCATCCAAAAATCCAATAAGTTCCTGTTTATTGTATGAATACTTCTTTTCAATTTCCTTATCTGGTTCTGTCATATTCCCACTCCATGTTTGAAGAATCAGTATATGATATTTAACATAACCTGATATATATTATAATGGGTAAGAAGAGTCGGGAAATTAATCCTCGACGCTGCCACTTAAAAGATAAAACATAAAGCCTGGCATATTGAAGAATATGGGCGGTGTTTGGGAGTGGGGGTACTAAGAAAAAGAATTATCCGCCCATAAACCTCGTTAACCGAAATTGAAGGCATATATTGTATATACATTTTTCTATTGCCAATTTTAATTAAAGTCAAAACATACATAAAAACCAATTAAAATGCTATTGAAAATTCTAATTACATACAATATTTCTGGCCCTTTTGTATATATATAAAGACTTCATTTACTAATTTGGAGTGAGAGGAAAGGGAACTCTCACAAAAACCAGTCGTAATAGGGGTTGCGACTGAAAAGAGGAGTGGGGTACGAGTTGAGAGCATTGGGTAAGGGCCCCTTTGCTCTCAAATCCTCTTGACTATTTGACTTGTTGAAAAGCTAACTGTATTTTTACCATTGCCTGCTTCAGCAATTATTACAATATCCATGCCCGGAAAATAGGAGCGATTAAACGGTTTACAACTCTCAATCAATTAATCGTTTCAGTTCTTTCAGTGAATAAGTGTTAGCAACATCATCCTTTGTAAGCCAGCCCCTACGTGCTTGTCCAACACCGTATTTCATGAAATCCAGTTGTGCAGAAGAATGACTGTCGCTGCTGATGCAAAACTTAAGGTCATATTCTTTGGCTTGTAAAATCAGGTTGTCATTAAGGTCAAGCCTTTCCGGCTGGCTGTTTATTTCCAGAAGTTTACCGTTTTCTGCAGCTGTTTCGAATATTTTGTCAAGGTCAACCTCGTAGGCCTCCCGAATACCAATCTTGCGACTTGTAGGATGCCCCAGCACATGCAGGAATTCATTTTGCAGGGCAGTAATTATCCTTTCCGTCATTTTCTTTTTGGGAGACTTATAACCGGAATGAATAGATCCCACGACAATATCCATTTCCTCAAGAATATCATCCGGACAATCCAAACTTCCATCAGGAAGGATATCGACTTCAATACCTTTCAGGATTTCTATATCAAAATCATCGCGGAGTCCATCTATTTCCTTCCACTGCTCTTTTACCTTATCGGTCCCCAAACCACCGGCGATCTTGCGGGATCTGGAATGATCAGTGATACCAATATACTCATATCCCAGTTTATCGGCCTGTGCGATCATAGAATTGAGGCTATCCGTTCCGTCACTGTAAGAAGTATGGACATGCAGGTCACCCCGGATATCTTCTAACTCCACCAGTGAAGGAAGTGTATTTTTTGCACATTCCAACTCCCCCCTGTTTTCCCGCAGTTCCGGCGGAATGAAACTTAGACCCAATTTTCCGTAGATTCTATCTTCCTTTTTTCCTTCAAGCTTTTTTTTGGAATCCTCTTTAAACAATCCATATTCCGAAAGCTTATAGCCTTTCGAGAGGGCAAGATTTCTCAGTTCGATGTTATGATCCTTCGAGCCTGTAAAATACTGTAATGCTGCTCCATAACTGCTTTCAGGAACCACTCTCAGATCTATATGACCGCCGTTTTGCAATATTATTGTACTGCGCGTCTTGCCCCGGGATTCAACCTCGTCCACATTTTCAAAATTGACAAAAGCATCCATGACTTCTTCAGGATCCGAAGCAACAACCAGTATATCAATATCCCCAATCGTTTCCTTCATCCGCCGCAGAGATCCAGCGTAATCTATTTTTTTCAGGGTAGTATTTTCTTCCATATAGGATATAATTTCTTCAGCCAAATCCGTTGCTTTTGGCAAAAGCATGCGTTCATGGCTTTTTTCGTATTGGGAGATTGCTTTATCCAGATTTTCTTCAGTCTTTTTTCCAAAACCTTCAAGTTTGCGAATTTCCTGATTGTTAATTGCCTCTTTCAGATCGGGGATTGATTGTATGTCAAGTTCATCCATGAGTTTTTTTGCTTTTTTAGGACCAAGCCCTCTGATCTTTATGATATTACTGGCACCTCTGGGAGTTTCCTTTCTGATTTTTTCAAATTCCCGCACAGACCCGGCTTCAATATATTCAACAATGTGGTCTGCAATACGGCTGCCAACACCGGGAATGTTTTCCAGTCCTTCCCTGCCCTTTTTTGAGTAAAGCCCTGAGATGTCTTCCCTCATATCCCCTATTTTTCTGGCTGCTTTGCGGTATGCACGGGGTTTCCACTCTACTTCTTTATATTCAAATATATCCGCAATCTCATAGAGCAGTTTGGCTATATCCCGATTGATCATTTCAGATGTTTCACCTCTTCAACTGTAGTGGCATCCCCAGGCCCTTTGTCATACCTTATTCTAAGGAAACGTGGAAAACGTAGCGCATATCCATTCCCGGAATTTTCCTGACCTGATGTATGAGAGGGACTTGAAGTAATCTCCGATCCAATTACTTCGATGACAACAGCTGGTTCAATATAGTTATCTGGCTGCATATTACTGTCTATCAAGATGTTGACAGGTTTTTTTTCAATGGAGTATTTTTTTAGAAGATCGTTGATTTCCTCAAAGTCTTCATCTTTGAAACCCGTACCTACTTTAGCCAGAGTTTCATACCTTTTTTCACTTTCATTGAGCACAGCACATAACAATGCTCCAAATGAACCTTTGCGCCTTCCTTTACCATAATAACTTCCAACAATCACCAGATCAAAGGTTTCTCTTACATCTTCAATATATTCCTTTTTCCACTTGACCCACAACCAACCTCGTTTTCCCGGCCTGTAAGTGGATTTAGCCTTCACTGACTTGATAATTATACCT is a window of Methanohalophilus mahii DSM 5219 DNA encoding:
- a CDS encoding ATP-binding protein codes for the protein MFLSFNQLDKYETRSYGGIGFGFALVKKYIEIHGGQTCVESEVERGNIFHLAIPIKEYGVR
- a CDS encoding carboxymuconolactone decarboxylase family protein, yielding MTDDPLDTIKEADSELFGLIGQSGELTFSEEGIPLQYKFLIAMALDASEGAENGVRNLATQAINNGATKKEVMQAVRIANYISGIGSVYTAANALKDIV
- a CDS encoding C-GCAxxG-C-C family protein, translating into MVDNEQEILDTAYDKGFEYERKYGYCSQAVLSAIQDIFGGIDDEVIQASHSLAGGGSLDGDGTCGGYGGAMMAISAFFGRKRDQFGQGDVADWMDSSKLSKEVREKFIDEYGSIICNDIQKEIFGKSYNLWDPREFEAFEEAGGHDDKCPGVTGNAAKWTAKVLLDEGIEPKL
- a CDS encoding pyridoxamine 5'-phosphate oxidase family protein produces the protein MEVSDPEKIMSRLLTDQLLGVLATENNGQPYTNLVAFAASENFKYLLFVTPKFTRKYSNLSSSRQASLMIDDRSNTVSDFKEATVLNAMGKVEEIDKDPEMVNLYQNKHPYLSSFLKNSSSALMKFQVEKYIVATSFQNVVEIDMS
- a CDS encoding amphi-Trp domain-containing protein, translating into MTEPDKEIEKKYSYNKQELIGFLDEFKTQIEAGKIEIGQEHVEIPDGNMDVEFGFKIEKGQKEIEIEIKWQK
- the polX gene encoding DNA polymerase/3'-5' exonuclease PolX, which translates into the protein MINRDIAKLLYEIADIFEYKEVEWKPRAYRKAARKIGDMREDISGLYSKKGREGLENIPGVGSRIADHIVEYIEAGSVREFEKIRKETPRGASNIIKIRGLGPKKAKKLMDELDIQSIPDLKEAINNQEIRKLEGFGKKTEENLDKAISQYEKSHERMLLPKATDLAEEIISYMEENTTLKKIDYAGSLRRMKETIGDIDILVVASDPEEVMDAFVNFENVDEVESRGKTRSTIILQNGGHIDLRVVPESSYGAALQYFTGSKDHNIELRNLALSKGYKLSEYGLFKEDSKKKLEGKKEDRIYGKLGLSFIPPELRENRGELECAKNTLPSLVELEDIRGDLHVHTSYSDGTDSLNSMIAQADKLGYEYIGITDHSRSRKIAGGLGTDKVKEQWKEIDGLRDDFDIEILKGIEVDILPDGSLDCPDDILEEMDIVVGSIHSGYKSPKKKMTERIITALQNEFLHVLGHPTSRKIGIREAYEVDLDKIFETAAENGKLLEINSQPERLDLNDNLILQAKEYDLKFCISSDSHSSAQLDFMKYGVGQARRGWLTKDDVANTYSLKELKRLID
- a CDS encoding PEP/pyruvate-binding domain-containing protein, whose translation is MTDLVIPMEEIREEHMNIVGGKAYSLHRLLENDFRVPAYFCVTTDAYNKFLDCSGLKGKLTIEFARKDFSKMRWEEMWDAGLRIRNMFMNTPMPAALVDTIKAQVPKNLFKRSVVVRSSAPGEDSSKTSFAGLHESYVNVTGIEEILENIKLVWASLWSDAAILYRQELGLDIEHSSMAVMVQEMIEGNVSGIVFSTDPNNADKLTIEAIHGLNKGLVEGDVEPDRWQLDKLSGSIVQHIVPSSRDRIVSLSKKGTTMGSIPQLLSHKTPLTTDEVKQIYEMALSSEKTFGLPQDMEWTIINNELYTLQSRPITNVQNNEKQWYMSLKRTFENLKQLRDRIEQDLIPAMISQSNALSGLNLNELNNVELAAEISRRQEIYQKWDEVYTREFIPFAHGMRLFGQVYNDVVKPQDPYEFVDLLADSKLLSIRRNGQLEHMAELIRKDTALRRKVENGILEGKFKELFDNFMDNFGRSAYVAEENDIIRLILELGVAPVSIGTNSKDVKKMEMDFLSNFKDEEREWASQLLDLGRASYRLRDDDNIYLGRIEGQYLSSVRDGKLRLEERGIKYKIETCEVIAALLNDTYIPLVKQTQENVLSKQKARDRQIQGQPAGKGSVTGIARVINENTDLFNIHAGEILVCDSIDPNMTFVIPLAGGIVERRGGMLIHGAIIAREYGIPCVTGIPDATGIIETGDEVTVDGNLGIVVIHRH
- a CDS encoding c-type cytochrome, giving the protein MSRNMLILLLFIGVVFIFVGMMNLLYTPSSYQQYGWQQPGTMYPDGFETSPSSPSNFDIISEFDSNGEMIYYTGFNEDGQRIPFQGGPRWLSVHGGSCVSCHGVDGKGGVPIMMGTAVPPDITYETLTAEQDHEDEHEGHPVYTDETIKMAIKQGIDPSGERLDYTMPRWNMSEKDLNDLIEYLKTL
- a CDS encoding gamma carbonic anhydrase family protein, giving the protein MIRNFRGKEPTIHDSVFVAESAEIIGDVRVDRDSSIWFNATIRADMNEINIGKGTSIQDNVVIHNDTSRMVKIGDYVSIGHGAVLHSCKIGNNVLIGMNATVLEGAEIGDNSIVGANALIAPGKRFGPANVITGIPGRIRREANDKDIKMIEENAASYIELMKEYKEQ
- a CDS encoding DUF1059 domain-containing protein codes for the protein MKIVKCRDLGFKCNFMATGTTQEEVEKKMLDHIKQVHGDELEKMSEDEVKEIKYRISTLTGRGCGCGAL
- a CDS encoding VTT domain-containing protein: MLAKKTGKRADYSDYLLRLCKKRMNNTSSRHNNIIIFVLIALFIITWSIFLHYYPPKLIVSTLGINNTYLAIFLLSLIGGVSTFTSTTFYTVLITIALSEVNPVWLGAIASLGLTLGDLLFYYMGRKGKQCVPGKYEAKVIKLAAKLEQINDKLIILIIFLYSLTPLPSDILAIGLAFGGFSVKKLIPPLFVGNFVLIVLLVEFSRLGYDIL
- a CDS encoding universal stress protein is translated as MSEKIENILIATDGSENVKNAVDWGIDLAKSTDAKVKALFVIPPVGVPAAVRGESWAEGARAHLEKEGKEATEYVVELGKAAGVEVEPVTVEDHPSEGIVNFAKENNMDLIVMGTLGATGLTQLLLGSVAENVVRHAKTSVMVVR
- a CDS encoding flavodoxin family protein, which translates into the protein MKVLITYITRTGNTKKVAEAIYDGIDEQKEMKPLDEVNNLDGYNLTFIGFPINQFYPPEKAQKFLSNQTSGKDIALFMTHAVPEGTGLILDWISTAKEMASEANIIGTFNCQGKVARKVLDILQDSDDPEMRAFANMCVLAKEQPDRIRLQKAHKFAKSMVSQKKECIGP